A region from the Penaeus monodon isolate SGIC_2016 chromosome 17, NSTDA_Pmon_1, whole genome shotgun sequence genome encodes:
- the LOC119583547 gene encoding LOW QUALITY PROTEIN: uncharacterized protein LOC119583547 (The sequence of the model RefSeq protein was modified relative to this genomic sequence to represent the inferred CDS: inserted 2 bases in 1 codon), with protein MSSSVWIQTDAHQSHKYSAXQSPSNYWYCLGCGAHFSKSDDLEAHGKLCLGIKCEDDDDDDKITSFHDSEELGQNTKKIVTEEPLLFEDEDSNQLVKKSKLITEQDRNNSEVDKDEGNACSKFSKSSQGHENRHERDSNMEVTIEAIEDTEERGSRNEGSIESGNSHESVNNGNYTPENLISEECHRISHGSSDKSIISSSGDSVLTVEPHVASEAVREIDNIHKSKNHGLSVSEVPLNSLDVGLPCQISFSSENTVKEVTNSSICSQEGKSAVSVTSGMVQIPISIVKKLLPSVSSGPKTRPYELDERSNVVSRVCGFDKESDSNLRHDETSSDVLVESSVFEVDGDAHEISSEGILEKHLHESTVSAEKKAACLISVDELQTKNKTKSKTSETTQGNLIDPHAEINKNLKLPKISCSTKGCSLQPDQLEHSSVSNKKTPYLHSQSGNKHQRGKRKHCSNPEVATKASGKGKLTRKSSATAASDTNIDSHIVNVNQKRKRRCIIHPDQVKAKRREKEKKKKKKIGTTNISIEKKKVSKGRDVCVTRSIALLSKNNLDHNLFKNSELRRDPIRMNELTVRELKGLCHALVKWNIKPCFVQLEKLPKNIVDAYGCPKHADNMNQINSKRPRSLKSPCKRKSISCPSVKTNNGSNGSLSKKRANTAEKLLRSPNQKKKKRPGKSRTNSSWSKRRRPSNDTLFPIEDLESTPEIAKRTRRWAHILKRAEMCLRLRKRILGLKKESEYQSSDDSESPPIENESYMKVAESTLVTEYRNHILSHYKEDQEDFSNTQVDLSPARSRDGKQATMQSSGMLLSACLSDPEVEIKVKDEEFDVTSEFLDYDY; from the exons ATGTCCAGCAGTGTTTGGATACAAACAGATGCTCATCAGTCACATAAATATTCAGC TCAGAGTCCTTCAAATTACTGGTATTGCCTTGGCTGTGGAGCACATTTCAGCAAATCAGATGATTTAGAGGCACATGGTAAATTGTGTCTTGGTATAAagtgtgaagatgatgatgatgatgacaaaatcacttcatttcatgattctgagGAATTGGGTCAGAATACCAAGAAAATTGTGACTGAAGAACCTTTATTATTTGAAGATGAAGACAGTAACCAGTTGGTAAAGAAAAGCAAGTTGATTACAGAGCAAGATAGAAATAACAGTGAAGTAGATAAAGATGAAGGTAATGCATGTAGTAAATTTTCAAAATCTAGTCAGGGACATGAAAATAGACATGAAAGGGATTCAAATATGGAGGTAACCATAGAAGCTATTGAAGATACTGAAGAAAGAGGTAGTAGAAATGAAGGAAGTATAGAAAGTGGAAACAGCCATGAGTCTGTCAATAATGGAAATTATACACCTGAGAACCTGATTAGTGAGGAGTGCCACAGAATATCACATGGCAGTTCAGACAAATCTATCATCAGCAGTTCAGGTGACTCTGTCCTTACGGTTGAACCCCATGTGGCATCTGAGGCAGTGAGAGAAATTGACAACATTCATAAGTCTAAGAACCATGGGTTATCTGTTTCAGAAGTTCCACTGAATTCTCTGGATGTAGGTCTACCATGCCAAATAAGTTTCAGTAGTGAGAACACTGTTAAAGAAGTCACTAACTCATCTATTTGTAGCCAAGAGGGCAAAAGTGCAGTTAGTGTGACAAGTGGTATGGTACAGATCCCAATTAGTATTGTTAAGAAGTTGCTACCAAGTGTTTCCTCTGGTCCTAAAACCAGACCTTATGAGCTGGATGAAAGGAGCAATGTTGTTAGTCGTGTTTGTGGATTTGACAAAGAAAGTGATAGTAACTTAAGGCATGATGAGACCAGCAGTGATGTTCTGGTTGAAAGTAGTGTGTTTGAGGTTGATGGCGATGCACATGAGATAAGCAGTGAAGGAATATTAGAAAAGCATTTACATGAATCTACAGTTTCAGCAGAAAAAAAGGCTGCATGTTTAATCTCTGTAGATGAGTtacaaacaaagaataaaacaaaatcaaagacATCTGAGACTACTCAAGGAAATTTGATTGATCCCCATGCAGAAATCAATAAGAatttaaaattgccaaaaataagtTGTAGCACAAAAGGCTGTTCTTTACAACCAGATCAGTTAGAACATTCCAGTGTAAGTAATAAGAAAACTCCATATTTACATAGTCAAAGTGGCAACAAGCaccagagagggaaaaggaaacatTGCTCTAACCCAGAAGTTGCCACTAAAGcttcaggaaaaggaaaattaacaagaaaaagcTCAGCAACTGCAGCTAGTGATACAAACATTGACAGTCATATTGTGAATGTAAATCAAAAGAGGAAACGGAGATGTATCATTCATCCAGACCAAGTAaaggcaaagaggagagagaaggaaaagaaaaaaaaaaagaaaattggtacCACAAATatcagtatagaaaaaaaaaaagtttccaaggGAAGAGATGTTTGTGTTACAAGAAGTATTGCACTTTTAAGTAAAAATAACCTAGATcacaatttatttaaaaattcagaGCTGAGAAGAGATCCTATCAGAATGAATGAACTGACAGTTCGGGAGCTAAAGGGCCTTTGCCATGCCTTAGTTAAGTGGAATATCAAGCCATGTTTTGTTCAGTTGGAGAAACTGCCCAAAAACATAGTTGATGCTTATGGTTGTCCTAAACATGCAGATAACATGAATCAGATCAACTCCAAAAGGCCTAGATCATTGAAGTCTCCTTGCAAGAGAAAGAGTATATCATGCCCTTCAGTGAAAACAAATAATGGAAGTAATGGAAGTTTAtctaaaaaaagggcaaatacaGCAGAAAAGCTACTTCGCAgcccaaaccaaaagaaaaaaaaaagaccagggaAATCTCGGACAAATTCAAGCTGGTCAAAAAGACGTAGACCATCAAATGACACCTTGTTTCCAATTGAAGATTTGGAGTCGACACCAGAAATAGCGAAGAGGACCAGGAGATGGGCCCATATCTTAAAGAGAGCTGAGATGTGCCTAAGATTAAGGAAAAGAATCCTGGGTTTGAAAAAGGAGAGTGAATATCAATCTAGTGATGACAGTGAAAGTCCTCCCATTGAAAATGAAAGCTACATGAAAGTGGCAGAAAGTACCCTTGTAACTGAATATAGAAATCACATTTTGAGTCATTATAAGGAGGATCAGGAAGATTTTTCTAATACTCAAGTAGATTTATCTCCAGCAAGGAGTAGAGATGGTAAACAAGCCACTATGCAGAGTTCAGGTATGTTACTGTCAGCATGTCTTTCAGACCCAGAAGTGGAAATAAAAGTCAAAGACGAAGAGTTTGATGTTACTTCTGAGTTTCTAGATTATGATTACTAa